A window of the Bdellovibrio sp. ZAP7 genome harbors these coding sequences:
- a CDS encoding methyl-accepting chemotaxis protein — protein sequence MFRKFWSGIRGKLLFLAILPVFGSVVQAYLSLNRAERMNASISELTINVLPTIETMAEIRKARNASRQWFWSSIVHAADEKARMAGIEKATAEYNILVKNFSSYAKVPMVGFEKEEYPKIQSVLPEYDQVFKSIAENIKKGTPESLAAATYTMDHRYLEIGTMIAAYCDKVVGYYNNYGHEQSVKTTKDYAELKSANIWTSIISTAILFLITFLMSEYIVKQVSSVSTDLTKTGQQVRESIEQLSKAGVTLSHSATSAAASLEETVASLEEMNSMVQMNSNNARQAAQLSQISYQSAERGEKEVQLLITSMKDISQSSKRIEEITTVIDDIAFQTNLLALNAAVEAARAGEQGKGFAVVADAVRGLAQRSASAAKEISNLIKESVHKIDSGTQIADKSGVVLSEIVNSVKKVADINTEIAEASSQQATGLQQINKAMSDLDQSSQNNAASAEQIASTSTEIQNQATDVENDVAHLNIIVLGRRAQGVPGHRAESRKAA from the coding sequence ATGTTTAGAAAGTTTTGGTCTGGGATCCGCGGCAAATTGCTTTTCCTGGCGATACTGCCGGTCTTCGGCTCTGTGGTTCAGGCCTATCTTAGCTTGAATCGCGCCGAACGCATGAACGCATCGATTTCTGAACTGACTATAAACGTTCTTCCAACCATTGAAACCATGGCTGAAATACGAAAGGCGCGAAATGCCTCACGTCAATGGTTCTGGTCTTCCATCGTTCATGCCGCGGATGAAAAAGCCCGTATGGCAGGAATTGAAAAGGCCACAGCCGAATACAATATTCTGGTAAAAAACTTTTCGTCTTATGCAAAAGTCCCCATGGTGGGATTTGAAAAAGAAGAGTACCCAAAAATCCAATCCGTGCTTCCGGAGTACGATCAAGTCTTTAAGAGCATAGCGGAAAACATAAAAAAAGGAACGCCAGAGTCTTTAGCCGCTGCCACCTATACGATGGATCACCGCTATCTGGAAATCGGAACAATGATTGCAGCCTACTGCGATAAAGTTGTTGGGTATTATAATAACTACGGCCACGAACAAAGTGTGAAGACAACGAAAGATTATGCCGAACTAAAGAGCGCGAACATTTGGACGTCCATTATTTCGACGGCCATTTTATTTCTGATAACGTTTTTAATGTCGGAATATATAGTAAAACAAGTTTCTTCGGTATCGACCGATCTGACTAAAACTGGTCAACAGGTGCGCGAATCCATTGAGCAGCTTTCTAAAGCTGGTGTGACTTTGTCTCACTCGGCAACCTCTGCTGCCGCCTCGCTGGAAGAAACTGTGGCCTCCCTTGAGGAAATGAACTCGATGGTTCAGATGAACTCAAACAATGCCCGCCAGGCAGCACAACTTTCCCAAATATCATATCAGTCTGCAGAGCGTGGCGAAAAGGAAGTGCAACTTCTGATCACCTCGATGAAGGACATCTCGCAATCCTCAAAACGCATCGAGGAAATTACAACTGTTATTGACGATATCGCCTTCCAGACAAATCTTTTGGCGTTAAATGCTGCTGTTGAAGCCGCGCGCGCCGGAGAACAAGGTAAAGGATTCGCTGTCGTTGCTGACGCTGTTCGGGGTCTGGCACAAAGATCCGCCTCTGCAGCAAAAGAAATTTCTAACCTGATCAAAGAAAGCGTTCATAAAATCGATTCAGGAACCCAGATCGCAGATAAATCCGGAGTGGTGCTGAGCGAGATCGTAAATTCAGTTAAAAAGGTTGCCGACATCAACACCGAAATTGCCGAAGCCAGCTCTCAACAAGCAACTGGTTTGCAACAAATAAATAAGGCGATGTCTGACCTGGATCAATCGTCGCAAAACAATGCTGCGTCGGCCGAGCAAATTGCCAGCACATCGACAGAGATTCAAAACCAAGCCACAGACGTGGAAAATGACGTGGCCCATTTAAACATCATCGTCTTAGGTCGTAGAGCCCAAGGCGTTCCTGGTCATAGAGCCGAAAGTCGAAAAGCAGCTTAG
- a CDS encoding microtubule-binding protein: protein MSFNYEKHKGGHSEDSFWTSYSDLFLGLSTIFLLLYVVASLRTGTDALRGQIENQKLTMQVEELQHQLNMYESVKNDYLANQAPKDEAQEYQELMDKLTLLQEDAKSEKDKLVQQALENDKKAKALNKYQQMVRNVMNANKMAKAKIINRDDLIKDQDVTIDDQENQITDLNKDIAQKKQLIAQGEQQIAATEDKLQKRVAELKWAYKANKLNKAKFEKQMAQAKADANSHIARLSNANAQYNAQLQEANAQLGQTQSDLNKTKGLLAQKEGEARGLQGQLGEVKGKLGAVNSELMNTKGALAQTSGQLEAAKGELGQAKGQLGHLQGQVGNLKGELGNLKGKLGETEGQLAQARAEIEARKSVANEISKGFAKAGIKAEIDGQTGDVVLDFGQQYFDNDSDRLKREMKGVIEKAMPIYSRSLFGNPKISDKVSAVEIVGFASPTYQGRFIDPKSNNPADKEALKYNMDLSYRRAKSIFNYMLDDQNVKFDHQKQLMSLMKVSGRSFLEVMKVQNRGVATAAEFCKQNDCKKAQRVIIRFSMDQKK from the coding sequence ATGTCGTTTAATTATGAAAAACACAAGGGTGGCCATTCTGAGGATAGCTTCTGGACATCGTATTCAGACTTATTCTTAGGACTTAGTACGATCTTTCTACTTCTATATGTCGTAGCAAGTTTAAGAACCGGAACTGACGCTCTTAGAGGACAAATTGAAAATCAAAAGCTTACGATGCAAGTCGAAGAGCTTCAGCATCAACTCAATATGTATGAGTCGGTGAAGAACGACTATTTGGCAAACCAGGCGCCGAAGGACGAAGCGCAGGAATACCAGGAGTTGATGGATAAGCTCACGCTTCTTCAAGAAGACGCCAAGTCTGAAAAGGACAAGTTGGTGCAGCAAGCTTTGGAAAACGATAAAAAAGCCAAAGCACTTAATAAATATCAACAGATGGTTCGTAACGTGATGAATGCCAATAAAATGGCCAAAGCGAAAATCATCAATCGCGATGACTTGATTAAAGATCAAGACGTCACAATCGATGATCAAGAAAATCAAATTACAGATTTGAACAAAGATATCGCCCAAAAGAAGCAGTTGATTGCCCAGGGTGAGCAGCAAATTGCTGCGACGGAAGACAAGTTGCAAAAGCGTGTTGCTGAGTTGAAGTGGGCATACAAAGCCAACAAATTGAACAAAGCAAAGTTTGAAAAACAAATGGCGCAGGCAAAAGCTGATGCGAATTCTCACATTGCTCGTTTGAGCAATGCGAACGCTCAATATAATGCTCAGTTACAGGAAGCCAACGCTCAATTAGGTCAAACACAAAGCGATCTTAATAAAACTAAAGGTTTGCTGGCTCAGAAAGAGGGCGAAGCCCGTGGCCTTCAAGGTCAGTTGGGTGAAGTTAAAGGCAAATTGGGTGCCGTTAATAGCGAACTTATGAATACCAAAGGGGCTTTGGCGCAAACAAGTGGACAACTTGAAGCTGCCAAAGGTGAACTGGGTCAAGCAAAAGGCCAGTTGGGACATCTTCAAGGGCAAGTGGGTAATCTTAAAGGTGAGCTTGGAAACTTGAAGGGCAAACTTGGCGAAACAGAAGGTCAGTTGGCGCAAGCACGTGCAGAAATTGAAGCGCGTAAATCCGTGGCTAATGAAATCAGCAAAGGATTCGCCAAGGCGGGTATCAAAGCTGAAATTGATGGTCAAACCGGGGACGTCGTTTTGGATTTCGGTCAACAATACTTCGATAACGACTCTGATAGATTGAAGCGTGAGATGAAAGGTGTGATCGAAAAGGCCATGCCGATTTACTCACGTTCTTTGTTCGGCAATCCGAAAATCTCCGACAAAGTGTCTGCAGTGGAGATCGTGGGATTCGCGTCTCCGACTTATCAAGGTCGTTTCATCGACCCTAAGAGTAATAATCCGGCAGACAAAGAAGCATTGAAATATAATATGGACCTTTCGTACCGTCGTGCGAAGTCGATCTTTAACTATATGTTGGATGATCAGAACGTAAAGTTCGATCATCAAAAGCAGTTGATGTCGTTAATGAAGGTCTCAGGACGAAGCTTCCTGGAAGTCATGAAAGTTCAGAACCGTGGCGTTGCTACGGCGGCTGAATTCTGTAAGCAAAATGACTGTAAAAAAGCTCAGCGGGTTATCATCCGCTTCTCAATGGATCAAAAGAAATAA
- a CDS encoding L,D-transpeptidase, producing MMKFIGKSRVNTAFCMLVATLTLNAFTASQSFAQAQIMAVAKNQLVVGKTYFIAADNLNLRSSNNTSSSDNIVGQLSMNDEVVLVNALGEGTPLVQIKLIKSKSVPSDVAPQLFVSKDYLSDKVYEAPVLKYFVIQNVATEKTRVYERCVTYPGCPHKLVMETDMVVGRNEEGTKSDRYAYMTWLGHARISSWVKFYSDGMQTYPSWYTAGQDLKSIPKPISSNSSRVIGSRKWLTKQNGKDTVYGAFGWYAAKLSPSDDVNGVNSQWMHGTIGWGVDGSDAIDITRGFFMNMFSNPGSHGCTRLENRAIAYLREILPVGTDIYRVYARESTRERQTILSDDTVIPLSRYKDVYNNPARWDYILLTDGAQKSGGLSADATNIITKNIPVIQGQNFLEQGSYMVDRYPTAAQLNYKNSASSGKSGDRYRIDSGKSKEPTNFRGYFLVDEGRFIDYQHPNAQAVKGKVKVSGLLDFRTSVPESLKATGYHFPPNIIY from the coding sequence ATGATGAAGTTTATTGGTAAAAGTCGTGTGAACACAGCATTCTGCATGCTAGTTGCCACTTTGACGCTGAATGCATTTACAGCATCACAATCTTTCGCACAGGCGCAAATTATGGCCGTGGCGAAAAACCAATTGGTTGTTGGAAAAACTTATTTCATCGCTGCTGATAACTTGAATCTTCGCAGCTCCAACAATACATCGTCTTCTGACAATATCGTGGGTCAACTTTCCATGAATGACGAAGTCGTTTTGGTAAATGCTTTGGGCGAAGGCACTCCCCTTGTTCAAATCAAATTGATCAAATCGAAATCTGTTCCAAGCGACGTCGCGCCTCAATTGTTCGTTTCGAAAGACTACTTGTCTGACAAAGTTTATGAAGCTCCGGTTTTGAAGTACTTTGTGATTCAGAACGTAGCGACCGAGAAAACTCGTGTTTACGAGCGTTGCGTAACTTACCCAGGCTGCCCTCACAAACTTGTAATGGAAACTGATATGGTTGTGGGCCGCAACGAAGAAGGTACAAAATCAGATCGTTATGCCTACATGACCTGGTTGGGCCACGCGCGCATCTCTTCATGGGTTAAATTCTACTCTGACGGCATGCAAACTTACCCAAGCTGGTACACTGCGGGTCAGGATCTTAAATCTATTCCTAAACCAATCTCTTCCAACTCGTCTCGCGTGATCGGTTCTCGCAAATGGTTGACGAAGCAAAATGGCAAAGACACTGTTTACGGTGCTTTTGGTTGGTATGCGGCGAAGCTTTCACCTTCTGACGATGTGAACGGTGTGAACAGCCAATGGATGCACGGAACTATTGGTTGGGGTGTAGACGGCTCTGACGCTATCGACATCACTCGTGGTTTCTTCATGAACATGTTCTCAAACCCGGGTTCTCATGGTTGCACTCGCTTGGAAAATCGCGCGATCGCTTACCTTCGTGAAATCTTGCCTGTGGGCACAGACATTTACCGTGTTTATGCTCGTGAATCGACTCGTGAGCGCCAAACAATCCTTTCTGACGACACAGTGATTCCACTAAGCCGTTACAAAGACGTTTATAACAACCCAGCACGTTGGGATTACATTCTGTTGACTGATGGTGCGCAAAAATCTGGTGGCTTAAGTGCTGACGCGACAAACATCATCACAAAAAACATCCCAGTGATCCAAGGTCAAAACTTCCTTGAACAAGGTAGCTACATGGTGGACCGCTATCCAACGGCAGCTCAGTTGAACTATAAAAATTCAGCGAGCTCTGGTAAATCCGGGGACCGTTACCGTATTGACTCTGGTAAATCTAAAGAACCAACAAACTTCCGTGGTTACTTCCTGGTGGATGAGGGTCGTTTCATCGATTACCAGCATCCAAATGCGCAGGCAGTTAAAGGTAAAGTTAAAGTCAGCGGACTTCTTGATTTCAGAACTTCAGTTCCTGAAAGCTTGAAAGCAACTGGCTACCACTTCCCGCCCAACATCATCTACTAA
- the aspT gene encoding aspartate-alanine antiporter, with product MDIPQLIHDHPEITIFFSMFIGHLIGKIKIGHFSLGSVVGTLLTGLVVGVAYVPDIPEVVRWAFFDLFLFAIGYSVGPQFFSSLKKSALPQIIISVTVNIGGLLAVIGCAWAMRFDTGTSAGLLSGSLTQSAALGTGISAIHELNIGPAEKDRLSSNVPVADAMTYVFGDIGLILLLVVILPAIFKIDLKKESADLEEAMRTGSSDDSESFFKIANKETLRAYVVTSTDFIGKSVKDIETQFVANRVYIEKVQRGGNLQTVAPELILNLGDIITIAGWRPGFIQGVEKIGPEIDSNEMLSVDHSERQIFVANKEIVGKTLSEVAKQGRGLFLKKILRGPTEMPLLPKLELHHGDILYLMGSTENLDRATKIIGFAESDPHKSDLAFLAFCVCLGTVLGLLSFHVGDIPLGLGSSGSILVVGLIAGWAQRRFPKVGRIPEPAQKLLIDIGLIVFIAVVGLKAGPNAVDAIKAGGVMMVAKILFAGAISTLVGPILGFLMGHYILKQNPALTLASLGGAQTAMPSLNALQDASESKILALSFTLPYAIGNILLTLWGPVIVAVSRLWQ from the coding sequence ATGGACATACCACAGCTAATTCATGACCATCCGGAGATCACGATCTTCTTTTCGATGTTCATTGGGCACTTGATCGGTAAAATTAAAATCGGTCATTTCTCCTTGGGTTCCGTCGTCGGAACTCTGCTTACGGGACTCGTTGTTGGCGTGGCCTATGTCCCTGACATTCCCGAAGTGGTTCGCTGGGCTTTCTTTGATCTGTTTTTATTTGCGATCGGTTACTCAGTCGGCCCGCAGTTCTTTTCCAGTCTTAAAAAATCTGCCCTGCCGCAAATTATCATCTCGGTTACGGTGAATATCGGTGGACTTTTAGCCGTCATTGGCTGTGCGTGGGCAATGCGTTTTGATACGGGAACCTCTGCAGGACTTCTCTCGGGAAGTTTGACTCAGTCCGCGGCACTCGGTACCGGGATCAGTGCCATTCATGAATTGAATATTGGACCGGCTGAAAAAGATCGTCTGTCATCGAACGTTCCCGTCGCTGATGCCATGACTTATGTTTTCGGTGATATTGGTTTGATTCTATTATTGGTGGTGATCCTGCCCGCTATTTTTAAAATTGATTTAAAAAAGGAAAGTGCTGATCTGGAAGAGGCCATGCGCACAGGCAGCTCGGATGACAGTGAGAGTTTCTTTAAGATCGCCAATAAAGAAACCCTGCGCGCCTATGTGGTGACTTCGACGGACTTTATAGGAAAATCCGTCAAAGATATCGAAACCCAGTTTGTCGCCAACCGAGTTTATATTGAGAAAGTTCAACGCGGCGGAAATCTGCAGACCGTCGCACCTGAATTGATTTTAAATCTGGGAGACATCATTACCATTGCCGGATGGCGCCCCGGTTTCATTCAAGGAGTTGAAAAAATCGGTCCCGAAATCGACAGCAACGAAATGCTTTCCGTCGATCACTCTGAGCGACAAATCTTTGTCGCAAACAAAGAAATCGTCGGTAAAACACTTTCTGAAGTCGCCAAACAAGGTCGGGGACTCTTCCTTAAAAAAATTCTGCGCGGTCCCACCGAAATGCCTCTACTTCCAAAATTGGAATTGCATCACGGAGACATCCTATATCTGATGGGCTCCACAGAAAACTTGGATCGTGCGACCAAAATCATCGGTTTTGCTGAATCGGATCCTCATAAGTCCGACTTAGCTTTCTTGGCATTCTGCGTGTGCTTGGGCACGGTGCTGGGACTGTTATCTTTTCATGTCGGAGACATCCCATTGGGCTTGGGTTCCAGTGGTTCGATTTTGGTTGTCGGTTTAATAGCTGGTTGGGCGCAACGACGATTTCCTAAGGTCGGCCGGATTCCTGAACCCGCACAGAAACTTTTGATCGACATCGGATTGATCGTTTTTATCGCAGTCGTGGGTTTAAAAGCGGGTCCCAATGCCGTGGATGCAATTAAAGCTGGTGGAGTTATGATGGTGGCAAAAATTCTTTTCGCAGGAGCCATTAGCACTTTAGTTGGCCCTATTCTGGGATTCTTAATGGGTCACTATATCCTTAAACAAAATCCGGCACTGACTTTAGCATCCTTAGGTGGCGCCCAAACCGCGATGCCCTCGCTGAATGCCCTACAAGACGCTTCCGAAAGCAAAATCTTAGCTCTTTCCTTTACGCTTCCCTATGCGATCGGCAATATTCTGTTAACCTTGTGGGGCCCCGTCATTGTGGCTGTTTCCAGACTGTGGCAATAA
- a CDS encoding DUF5522 domain-containing protein, with the protein MSESKEQQEIERLHEQACSEGKLFYIDPKTGYQVFTELNHLKRGHCCNSGCRHCPYKREKTHNK; encoded by the coding sequence GTGAGTGAATCAAAAGAACAACAAGAAATCGAAAGACTTCATGAGCAGGCTTGCTCAGAGGGAAAACTTTTTTATATCGATCCTAAAACGGGCTATCAAGTCTTCACCGAACTGAACCACTTAAAGCGTGGTCATTGCTGTAACTCCGGTTGCAGACATTGCCCTTACAAAAGAGAAAAGACACATAATAAATAG
- the ftsY gene encoding signal recognition particle-docking protein FtsY encodes MSPGHEQQIEVLFGIAAVLFTVIFGVIFFSFWKRVRSEQKAEAKTEALTHEVKREMPTMAVEEPVLAHLDSTGQIVSDLPAVDLADALKKTEENLFGRIRNLFKSGDANQHLDDIEEILYTSDLGPVTVQRLMGALHEKLSRKERADYDTVRDSLKEEIKNIFAASHSAAPTTGILSKIQFATSGPTVLMIVGVNGAGKTTSIGKISAQLAAEGKKVLVAAGDTFRAAAGGQLKVWTDRAQVEIYSPEGVTDPSAVAFDAVAKGKAQNYDVVIVDTAGRLHTQANLMEEIKKMKRVMTKVIPEAPHETLIVLDANSGQNALMQAKEFHKSLELTGAVLTKMDGTAKGGVAVGLAQELQIPIKLIGVGERIQDLRTFSAQEFVDSLFQAHV; translated from the coding sequence ATGTCACCAGGACATGAACAACAAATTGAAGTTCTCTTCGGCATTGCCGCCGTTCTTTTCACGGTCATCTTTGGAGTGATTTTCTTTAGTTTCTGGAAGCGCGTGCGTTCCGAACAAAAAGCTGAAGCTAAAACGGAAGCGCTTACTCACGAAGTAAAACGTGAAATGCCGACGATGGCAGTTGAAGAACCTGTTCTGGCTCACTTGGATTCTACGGGTCAGATCGTGTCTGATTTGCCAGCTGTCGATTTGGCTGATGCTCTTAAAAAAACGGAAGAAAATCTTTTCGGTCGCATTCGCAATCTGTTTAAATCGGGTGATGCGAATCAGCACCTCGATGATATCGAAGAAATTCTTTATACCAGCGATTTGGGCCCGGTGACGGTGCAACGTCTGATGGGTGCTTTGCATGAAAAGCTTTCCCGCAAAGAACGCGCGGATTACGACACAGTTCGTGATTCTCTGAAGGAAGAAATCAAAAACATTTTTGCTGCTTCTCATTCAGCGGCTCCGACGACAGGTATCTTGTCTAAGATTCAATTCGCAACCAGTGGTCCAACGGTTTTGATGATCGTGGGTGTGAATGGTGCGGGTAAAACGACTTCCATTGGTAAAATCTCGGCGCAATTGGCGGCAGAGGGCAAAAAAGTTTTGGTGGCTGCGGGCGATACATTCCGTGCGGCCGCTGGAGGTCAGTTGAAAGTTTGGACAGACCGTGCGCAAGTGGAAATCTACTCGCCAGAAGGTGTGACAGATCCAAGTGCCGTGGCCTTCGATGCAGTTGCCAAAGGTAAAGCGCAAAACTATGACGTGGTGATCGTGGATACCGCAGGTCGTTTGCATACGCAGGCGAATTTGATGGAAGAGATCAAAAAAATGAAACGTGTGATGACGAAGGTTATTCCAGAAGCACCTCACGAGACATTGATCGTTCTGGATGCGAACTCGGGTCAAAATGCGTTGATGCAAGCCAAAGAGTTCCATAAATCTTTGGAGCTAACAGGTGCCGTATTGACGAAAATGGACGGCACCGCAAAAGGTGGCGTCGCTGTCGGCCTTGCTCAAGAATTGCAGATTCCAATTAAGTTGATTGGTGTCGGCGAGCGTATTCAGGATTTGCGCACGTTCTCGGCACAGGAGTTCGTGGACTCTTTATTCCAAGCCCACGTCTGA
- a CDS encoding NAD(P)H-binding protein, translating into MTGATGLVGNELLLLLGSIEHVGHVTVLTRKPLGRFPAKIENIVLDFDKLATSAASLKAHTFICCLGTTIKVAGSQDAFRKVDYDYVMDFAKIAEKAQAQKFLVISAMGANAESSVFYNRVKGEMERDLRKLNIPQIEIFRPSLLLGERKEHRTGEVLAQKLSPVMNALLIGSLKKYKAIAAKDVAKAMALAALNFNQGQFIYESDEIQRMSDSIKSDVGLE; encoded by the coding sequence ATGACAGGCGCAACGGGGCTCGTAGGTAACGAGCTCCTTTTGCTTTTGGGGAGTATTGAACACGTAGGCCACGTCACAGTTTTGACCCGCAAGCCTTTGGGTCGCTTTCCAGCGAAAATCGAAAACATTGTTTTAGACTTTGATAAACTGGCGACGTCTGCAGCCTCTCTTAAGGCTCATACGTTCATTTGCTGCCTGGGAACCACCATTAAAGTGGCGGGATCACAGGATGCCTTCCGCAAAGTAGATTATGACTATGTGATGGATTTCGCAAAAATCGCCGAGAAAGCCCAAGCGCAAAAGTTTCTGGTGATCTCTGCCATGGGAGCGAATGCTGAATCTTCGGTGTTTTATAACCGCGTAAAAGGCGAAATGGAGCGCGATCTTCGTAAGCTCAATATCCCGCAGATTGAAATCTTCCGCCCGTCCCTGCTATTGGGAGAGCGCAAAGAACACCGTACCGGCGAAGTACTCGCACAAAAACTAAGTCCGGTGATGAATGCTTTATTGATTGGGTCGCTTAAAAAATACAAAGCCATTGCTGCAAAAGATGTTGCAAAGGCAATGGCTCTGGCGGCTTTGAATTTTAATCAGGGACAATTCATTTACGAGTCTGACGAAATTCAAAGAATGTCAGACTCGATCAAATCAGACGTGGGCTTGGAATAA
- a CDS encoding FHA domain-containing protein, which yields MTKFTVTIHRKDQAITKEVMKDSFTIGRSLDCDLSLNDTHVSRVHLVVSRRWNQIFIEDKNSSNGTFLNGNKMVQGTPVNITSSDKLQLGRSEFILVFDLETDEVAAPMPELEPEPEPVPAQDVPVARKQEANPLSPSLSVPKIPKKLDYEEKTGHEDTIAMPAPSQAPFQAEKILHDAKRAAAQIVLEGEKQAEKRTQAIYQKARDAQAQAEIFHQTRIAEAHKEADAILADYQRQGHQLLHDARNMAQELREEVDVYVQSLRQKAKADAEDIISEATLAAEKMKTEALEQARQTAQNENAATIKDAKDEAVRIIEFARMQAQQTHDQLVTVKEDLLKNSSALAVIKEDLETARTALAKTLADTTELKQTSEAEYERRKQAAEVEYLSRKEAAEREFTELREKSTAELRKLEENIDIDRQTLDSLKSSIDDHTKRSAATEEALKKLQHKQANLQIEISDVENKKNHLFKEFDAQKIFLNEKLEKEKSQMARSEEERLEEMRLEMSQRLAKMEQDLVEDVMNKKASMIRDIHIAVEKEVVQLVEVNEWNKIKQKVQDQIQEAVEGRVSSISQSSATQAKPADIVKKRKNEKVRWASMGLAAGIVIVFAGEIALDRVRKDSNPMGTRAQQEAAARAADLERRRFNPPQVDEMKDSYTDAVIYTRNFTATYGDNEFQQKFYKAASQYLLKTWRIDEDKSLQVLAAANATVKELQERRNKIHPDFIKDGIDKMRAFEKENVTRMKDILGSEVRLESFKRFEKNFYKEQYDLRAMAQQ from the coding sequence TTGACAAAGTTTACGGTAACCATCCACAGGAAGGATCAAGCAATCACCAAAGAGGTGATGAAGGATTCCTTTACCATTGGTAGATCCTTGGATTGTGACCTGTCTTTAAATGACACCCACGTCAGCCGTGTGCATCTAGTCGTCAGTCGCCGTTGGAATCAAATCTTTATCGAAGATAAGAACTCCTCCAACGGCACCTTCTTAAACGGCAATAAAATGGTTCAAGGTACACCCGTTAATATCACGAGCAGCGATAAGCTGCAGCTGGGGCGTTCTGAATTCATTCTAGTATTCGATCTCGAAACCGATGAAGTCGCAGCCCCCATGCCCGAACTCGAACCTGAACCAGAACCGGTTCCGGCGCAAGATGTTCCAGTGGCGCGTAAACAAGAGGCGAATCCTTTATCGCCGTCTTTGTCTGTACCCAAGATTCCGAAAAAGTTAGATTACGAAGAAAAGACCGGTCACGAAGATACGATCGCAATGCCGGCACCAAGTCAGGCTCCTTTCCAAGCAGAAAAGATTCTCCACGATGCCAAACGTGCAGCTGCACAAATCGTATTGGAAGGGGAGAAGCAGGCTGAAAAGCGCACTCAGGCCATTTATCAAAAAGCCCGTGATGCCCAGGCTCAAGCTGAAATCTTTCACCAAACTCGAATCGCAGAGGCACATAAAGAAGCTGATGCGATTTTGGCGGACTACCAACGTCAAGGCCATCAGCTTTTGCATGATGCCCGTAATATGGCGCAAGAACTTCGTGAAGAAGTTGACGTGTATGTACAATCACTTCGTCAAAAGGCAAAAGCCGACGCCGAGGACATAATCTCTGAGGCCACCTTGGCGGCAGAGAAGATGAAGACGGAAGCTTTAGAGCAAGCTCGTCAAACCGCGCAGAATGAAAATGCGGCGACGATTAAAGACGCTAAAGATGAAGCTGTTCGCATCATCGAATTTGCCCGTATGCAAGCGCAGCAAACCCATGATCAACTGGTTACGGTTAAAGAAGATCTTTTGAAAAATTCCAGCGCCCTTGCGGTGATCAAAGAGGATTTAGAAACGGCCCGTACCGCGTTGGCGAAAACTTTGGCGGATACCACAGAACTTAAACAGACTTCTGAAGCTGAATACGAGCGCAGAAAACAAGCGGCGGAGGTAGAATACCTTTCCCGTAAAGAAGCGGCAGAGCGTGAGTTCACTGAACTGCGTGAAAAATCCACGGCTGAACTGCGTAAGCTTGAAGAAAATATCGATATTGACCGTCAGACCTTGGATTCTTTGAAGTCCTCGATTGATGATCACACGAAACGCAGTGCTGCCACAGAGGAAGCTCTTAAAAAACTTCAACACAAACAGGCCAACCTGCAGATTGAAATTTCCGACGTGGAAAACAAGAAAAATCACTTGTTCAAAGAATTCGATGCACAGAAGATTTTCTTGAATGAAAAATTAGAAAAAGAAAAATCCCAAATGGCTCGCAGTGAAGAGGAGCGTTTGGAAGAAATGCGTCTGGAAATGTCCCAGCGCCTGGCGAAAATGGAACAGGACCTCGTAGAAGATGTCATGAACAAGAAAGCCAGCATGATCCGCGACATCCATATTGCCGTGGAAAAAGAAGTCGTTCAGCTGGTGGAAGTGAACGAATGGAATAAGATCAAACAAAAAGTCCAAGACCAAATTCAGGAAGCTGTGGAAGGTCGTGTGTCGTCGATTTCTCAAAGCTCTGCGACTCAGGCAAAACCTGCGGATATCGTTAAAAAACGTAAGAACGAAAAAGTCCGTTGGGCTTCGATGGGTCTGGCGGCTGGTATCGTGATCGTTTTCGCTGGAGAGATTGCTTTGGACCGTGTTCGTAAGGATTCAAATCCAATGGGCACTAGGGCCCAACAGGAAGCTGCCGCTCGCGCAGCGGATTTAGAGCGCCGTCGTTTCAATCCTCCGCAAGTGGACGAGATGAAGGATTCCTATACGGATGCTGTGATTTACACGCGTAATTTTACGGCGACCTATGGGGATAATGAATTCCAGCAGAAGTTCTACAAAGCGGCTTCCCAGTACTTGCTAAAAACATGGCGAATCGATGAAGACAAATCCCTTCAGGTCTTGGCGGCTGCCAATGCGACAGTGAAGGAGCTTCAAGAGCGTCGTAATAAAATTCATCCAGACTTTATCAAAGACGGCATCGATAAAATGCGCGCCTTTGAAAAAGAAAATGTCACTCGTATGAAAGACATCTTGGGCTCAGAAGTTCGTTTGGAATCGTTCAAACGTTTTGAGAAGAACTTTTATAAAGAGCAGTACGATCTTCGCGCAATGGCGCAGCAGTAA